A single window of Kitasatospora sp. HUAS MG31 DNA harbors:
- a CDS encoding ATP-binding protein — translation MAVADPPQLALRYGLRLPTVPASVPEARRRVRACLAEHGLGPEHALTDTVLLVTSELVTNSVRHAAAHSPVVVVGLTVGPDELVLAVHDAHPSCPRALDAPHEDGSGGWGLDLVDQLATLAGGSLAAVPDRDAGGKTMVVRLPL, via the coding sequence ATGGCTGTCGCGGACCCACCCCAGCTCGCCCTCCGGTACGGCCTCCGGCTGCCGACCGTTCCCGCCTCGGTGCCCGAGGCCCGGCGACGGGTGCGGGCCTGCCTGGCGGAACACGGCCTCGGTCCCGAGCACGCGCTGACCGACACCGTCCTGCTGGTCACCAGCGAACTGGTGACCAACAGCGTGCGGCACGCCGCCGCCCACTCCCCGGTGGTGGTGGTCGGCCTGACGGTGGGTCCGGACGAACTGGTGCTGGCCGTGCACGACGCCCACCCCTCCTGCCCCCGGGCGCTGGACGCCCCGCACGAGGACGGCAGCGGCGGCTGGGGGCTGGATCTGGTGGACCAGCTGGCCACCCTGGCCGGCGGCTCGCTGGCCGCGGTCCCGGACCGGGACGCGGGCGGCAAGACCATGGTGGTCCGCCTCCCGCTCTGA